CTCCACGAAGTTTCGGTTCTGGCTCACTTTCGGAGCCAGAACCCCGTCTCGTGGACAATGCCAGCCTGCCCTGTCTCAGCTCTCGGTCGGCTGATCGACGTGAGCCAAGAACCGCTCGATGTCCCAGGCGTGGTGGGCGACATCGTGCGCGTTGATGCGCGCCACATCCCCGGCCCGCTGCAACCCACGATCGGCATGCTCACGAACCAGGTTCTCCTCCAGCGCGGCGGACACCGAGCTCACCCAGGCGTCGGCCGCCCGCTGGAGCGACCCCAAAGCACCAGCCAGGGAAACGTCGTTGTAGTAGCGGGCCTGCGCCAGAAGGTCTTGGTCGTAGCCGGGGACTTGGAGTGTGCCCGCCGCGACATTCCAGGCCAGCTCCGGATGCCGTTCATCGCCCCGGCGCCCCTTCGCCAGACCCGCGTACCGCGCAGGCAGGTCCTCGACCTGCCCAATGGCTTCGCATGGAGTTCGATCATCCGGTCGGGCAGGCGGACTGGCGTGCAAGGCTTCAACGTCACAGCCTCGGTTGGGTCTGCGCCTGGGAAGATCATCGTTTGGTCGGCTTCGTTAACGTCGCCTGGGACGGCGGCGTCCATGCGTTCGTCTTGGACACGGTCGTAGCTCAGCGCAACCGTTCGAACGGGGTGGGAGCCGCGCTGGTCAAGGCAGCTGCTGAGGGATGCCGTGCTGCAGGGTGTGAGTGGCTGCATGTCGACTTCGAAGAGCACTTGCGATCGTTCTACTTCGATGCCTGCGGCTTCAGAGAGACGGCGGCAGGACTGATCGCCCTGTGACCTTGGACCTCCCGGCCCTGGAGATGTGTCCAGGGGCCGGGAGGGAAGATCTTCAGTTGGCGACGTGCTCTTAGGCTCGGGCCCGGGTGCTGGCGAGGCGGTAGGAGTCGGTGCCGGTTTCGATGACGATCCCACCGCAAGCCTCCGGGCGTTGTCAGACCTCAGAGACATCGCCCTCCGGCGAAACCGGGCGTCCACCCGCTCTGTGACTTGTGTCCGCAGAGGCCGTGTGCGGGTGACCCCGTGTGCGATTGAGCAGGTGCGTCGTTTGGGACACCTTCGCGCTGCATATCGCCGGGCGTGTTGCATTCCGAGAGAGTCGATGTGATGCGGCTCACGCTGTGGGTGCCTGAGGCGGGGCATGCGCGATCATTGAGTTCACCGTGGCGACGCGGTGAGCCAGGTCGCTGGCAGGGATGTCGATGAGCTCGTAGCCGAACGCGCGGTAGCTCTCTTCGTGAATCTTTTCGAAAGCCAGTGATTCCTGGAAACTGATCCGCCGGGCCGCGGTCGGCTCGCAGAACCCCAGATTGCGGACGAAGAGCACTTGCCGCTCGTAGACCCCTTCCGAGGTGATCCGTTCGAGCTCCGTGGCCAGCGCCGGGGACACCGACCACCCCAAGTAGGTGGTGAGGGCGTGGGTGCAGACCGGTGACCGGTCGAACACCTGAACAGATCCGGTGGCCTCCAACTGTCGCTGTCGCTGCAGAGCGACGATCTCGTCGATGAAGGACATCCGTGTCCATGGCTGGTCCTCGCCCAACGCCTGCGCTTGCGCGATGACCGCCGTTGCTGCCTCCTCGACAACCCCGTAGCCAAGCTCGTCCAGGCACCGCAGGATTGATGTCTTGCCCGCGCCCGGCGTGCCAGTGAGAACGTACCGCCGCATGATCCGAGAACCCTTTCTTGCAGGTCGAGACAGGTCCATTGGTCACCGTTTGGGCCTCCGGCGGAGGCAACGAGCCAGTGGAGCCGTGGGAGATGGGGATGGGGGACACAGGCGGATCCTCGAACGGCTGATATGCCGGAGACGCCCCTGATGCCCAAGGCGTTGAGCAAGGCAACCACGGCCAGATTGCTCAACGTCCTTCTTCGTTCCAGTACATCCTGTCGACCAGAGTCTCGGCAACGTCGCAGAAGGGTGGCGAGCCGATGCCGGGGATGCACTGCCCGAGGTCAGCCGTCAGCCTGCGGCCGTTTCGTAGCCTGCAGTGCCATGAGATGCGTGCGGTCCAAAGGGCCCAGGCTGGTGGTACGAGATCAAGTTCGACGGTTCTCCAGACACCTCGCGATGTCTCATTCGGGTAGGTCCCGGGGCCGCCCGTAGCTGAGGAAGGGCGGGAATTGAGGCTTCCAGGAGGAGGCGCGGCGCGAGAGCTACTCAGCGGCAGCCCGGCACCGTCCAGGAGAGAACTCTGGTCACGGCTGCTGCTTCATGCGGCCGGCTGAGGCCTGTTGGGCGTCCGCGCCGGAGCTGACGTGTCGTTGGGTCTCCTGCGGGCCGTGCCAGTCCAGGCACATCACAGTGGCGTCGTCTTCGAGCCGCCCGCCGGCAGCGTCCCGGACTGCGGACGTCAGCATCAATGCGGTCTCCCGCGGGTGCAGGCCCCGGGTGCGCTCCAGCAGGGCAGGCAGGTCGACCTCCTCCCCGTGCCGTTCGACCATGCCGTCGGTGAACATGAGCAGACGGTCACCATGGCGCAGATCGAGGTCCTGAACACGGTAGGGGATGCTCGCGAACTCCGACAGCCCGAAGGGATGGTCCACCTCGCAGGTGATCACCTCCACAGCGCCCTCGCGCATGCGCAGTGGCCAGGGGTGTCCCGCGTTGACGAGCTGGGCCCGCCCAGTGTGGAGATTGATGCGCAGCAGCTGCCCGGTGGCGTGCCCCTGGCCGTGGTCGACGAGTGCCCGGTCGGCCCGGTGGGCCTGTTCGGCCAGGCCGGCTCCTGCGCGGCGGGCGCCACGCAGGGCGCTCACGAGGACCGTGGCAGCCAGGGCCGCATCGAGGTCGTGCCCCATGGGATCGGTCACCGACACGTGCAGTGCGTCCCGGTCCAGGGCGTAGTCGAAGGTGTCGCCGCTGAGGTCTTCCGAAGGCTCCAGGCTCCCGCACAGCGTGAACTGCGCGGCCTCGCACGACAGAGACGAGGGAAGCAGCTGGTACTGGATTTCCGCTGCCAGGGTGGGCGGTCTGGAGCGTTTGCCCCAGGTGTAGAAGTCGGTGAAACGCCCGTTGGCGATCACGATGTAGGCCAGGATATGAGCGGCTTCCCCGACCTCATCAAGGACGTCCTCGCCGGGATCGGCCGGCAGCAGCAGTTCCAACAGCCCGATCGCATCCCCCCGGTTGGTGACCGGCACGATCACCCGCTGCCCCTGACCGGTCGCCTCTTGATAAAGCCGCTGGGTACGGATCACCTCCTCGTAGGCACTGCCGAACAAAGGGATCCGTTCCACCTCCCGCCCATCCTCCGCGGGGGCGGTCGACAGCCGCGCCACCGCCTTCCCCGTCAGGTCCACGATGAGGAAAGAGACCTTCGTGGCCTCGAAACGCCGCCGCAGGTCCTCCGCGATCACATCGACGGCATCCACCGGCGCCGCCGTCTCCGCTGCCGTCAGCAACCGGGAAAGTCCACTCTGCCCACCACTCACGACCGCAGTCCCTTCCACCAGCTCCGCCTACCAGCCTGAGAATCACCACAGCGAGCGTTAACACACAAAAGCCACAATAAGTGCAGATCGCTGCGTTATGTGTTTACGGAAATGAGTTTGTTTCCCGACGTCCGGACGCCGCGGACTCAGCCGCCACGACTACTCCAGCCACGACCCGACAACGGGCCGGCCGTCTCCGCCCCGCTGCTGAGCAGCAAAGCCGAGACGCACACAGGCGCCGCAGTCCGTATCGAGGGGCCCATGTCTGATGAGACACGGCAAAGTCTGGAGAGCGACGGGCACCGCACCGTCATGTGGCGTGACGCCGAAGCCGTCCTGCTGCAGGCCCGGTTCGGCCGGACGGTCACCTCAGCGTGGATGGTACTCGCCGTGGCCGGCATGGACTCGCTGCGCCCCGGCACGGTCCTCGACGGCGAGGCAGTGACCTACAACGAGAACCGCGCGGGACTTCAGCAGGATCTAGCGCGGAACCCCGGGCGTTCACCTCGGGAGGAAGCGCTTCTCTGGACTGCTCTGACCCGCAGGTTCCCACGGGTCCGCACGGTTGGCCTCAGCCGGGACGTTTCCGGTTCTCGATGTACTCCTTGATGATCGACAGCGGGGCGTGGCGTCCCCGCACGAGGCGGCAAAGTACGAGGGCGACCAGAAGTTGTCACCCCAGAGGTA
The DNA window shown above is from Streptomyces sp. NBC_01445 and carries:
- a CDS encoding GNAT family N-acetyltransferase, whose product is MEFDHPVGQADWRARLQRHSLGWVCAWEDHRLVGFVNVAWDGGVHAFVLDTVVAQRNRSNGVGAALVKAAAEGCRAAGCEWLHVDFEEHLRSFYFDACGFRETAAGLIAL
- a CDS encoding ATP/GTP-binding protein yields the protein MDLSRPARKGSRIMRRYVLTGTPGAGKTSILRCLDELGYGVVEEAATAVIAQAQALGEDQPWTRMSFIDEIVALQRQRQLEATGSVQVFDRSPVCTHALTTYLGWSVSPALATELERITSEGVYERQVLFVRNLGFCEPTAARRISFQESLAFEKIHEESYRAFGYELIDIPASDLAHRVATVNSMIAHAPPQAPTA
- a CDS encoding PP2C family protein-serine/threonine phosphatase → MDAVDVIAEDLRRRFEATKVSFLIVDLTGKAVARLSTAPAEDGREVERIPLFGSAYEEVIRTQRLYQEATGQGQRVIVPVTNRGDAIGLLELLLPADPGEDVLDEVGEAAHILAYIVIANGRFTDFYTWGKRSRPPTLAAEIQYQLLPSSLSCEAAQFTLCGSLEPSEDLSGDTFDYALDRDALHVSVTDPMGHDLDAALAATVLVSALRGARRAGAGLAEQAHRADRALVDHGQGHATGQLLRINLHTGRAQLVNAGHPWPLRMREGAVEVITCEVDHPFGLSEFASIPYRVQDLDLRHGDRLLMFTDGMVERHGEEVDLPALLERTRGLHPRETALMLTSAVRDAAGGRLEDDATVMCLDWHGPQETQRHVSSGADAQQASAGRMKQQP